Within Candidatus Zixiibacteriota bacterium, the genomic segment CTCAAGGAGCACATCGGGCCGTTCTTTTTCGGCTTCTTCGTCGTCACCTTCGTGCTGATCATCGACTTCATTCCGCACATGCTGGAGTTGATCATCGGCAAGGACTTGTCCGCCTGGACCGTGATCAAATTCCTGGTACTGAATCTGGCCTGGATGTTGGCTCTGGCCGTGCCGATGGCCGTGCTGGTGGCAACATTGATGGCGTTCGGGCGGATGACCGCCGACAAGGAAATTCTCGCAGTCAAGTCGCTGGGGATCGACCTGATTCGCCTGATGATTCCGGTCTTCATTGCCAGCGGGTTGATCGGCGCAGGCTTGATCTGGTTCAACAATGAGGTGCTGCCCGATGCCAATCACATGGCTTCGAACCTGCGCGGCGACATCGGCCGCCTGCGGCCCACGTTTCAACTGCAGCCGGGTGTGTTCGTGGAGAATATTCCGGGCTATATCGTTCTGGTAAACGAGATCGACCACAAGACTTCGCGCATCAAGGGCGCAGTGATCTATGACCGCACCAATCAGAATGTCAACCGGACAATTACCGCCGACTCGGGAGTGGTAGAGTTTTCGCCGCAGGACGAGATGATCACCTTCCATCTGATGGACGGCCAAATCCACGAGCAGGAACGCGACAAGGCACGCGAGTACCGGATTTCGTCGTTCACTTCACAGACGTTCAAAGTCGGAAACCTGGAAACGCGGTTGAAGGAGACCGAGCAAGACTATCGCGGCGATCGCGAGATGTCGGCCAACCAGATGCTGGAGAAGGTGCACGGGTGGGAGAAAGAAAATGCCGATTATCGCGAAGCGCTTCGGCTTGACACCGACTCGGCGTTGACCAGGCTTCTGAATCCCCCGGCCAAACCGTTGACCGCTACCAATCGCGGAGAGAAAGAGTGGCTGGAATACCAGTACTCGCAGGCCGCCGCCGGAATATCGCAATTGACCCGACTCTTCAAGACCCGGCGGACGCAGATCATTACCAACATCAAGCTCATCTCAAAGTACAGTGTTGAGATTCACAAAAAGTACGCGCTGCCGGCGGCGTGTTTGGCGTTCATCCTGATCGGTGCGCCGCTGGGGGTCGTGAGTCGCGGCGGTGGGATGGCGCTTTCGATCGGCATCTCGATCGGGTTGTTCACGGTCTATTGGGCGTTCCTGATCGGAGGCGAGCAGTTGGCCGATCGATTGATCGTCGCTCCGGGCGTTGCGATGTGGGCGGCCAACGTGTTGATGGTGATGACGGGGTTGATCTTGATATACTGGGTGCGCAGCGAAAAGAGCTTCGTGGCGGCACTGCGGATGATCTTCTGGCGGAGCGCAAGCTTGTGAGTATCCTGGCCCGCTACCTGCTCAAGCGATTCTTCCTGACATTTTTCGTGTCGATCCTCTGTTTCATCATCATCTTCGATCTCGTCAATCTTGTGGAAAACATCGGGCGCTTCGTCGAATCGGGGGCGGAGACGAAGGATATCGCGCTTTATTATGCCTACTTCACGCCGTTTATCGTCGTCCTCACGTGCCCAATCGCCACGCTGCTGGCGGCAATCTTCTCGATTGGTCTGCTGGCCAAGACCAATGAGTTGACGGCAATGAAGGCGGCCGGCATTTCGATCTACCGCATCGCCGGGATTCTGGTAATGGGCGGGTTTCTAATTGCCGGCGGTCTGTGGGTATTCGGGGAGATTATTCTGCCCGAAGCCAACTATCGGAAGAACATCATCAAAGCAGAGAAGATCGAGCGCCGACGGCCGGAGACGGCGAATGTCTACCGGAATCAGCTGTTCCAAGGGCTGGACGGCCGCATCTTCCAGTTCGGCAGCTACATGTCGCAATCACTGAGCGGTGAGGATGTCGTGGTGCAGAGATTTGATGGACGCACGCTCAAGGAAATCACGACGATGAAGCGCTTGCAGTGGCGCGATTCCGTCTGGATCGCCCACGGGGTTGTCATCCGCGCGATCGGCGATCTCGAGTCGGCGGCGCAGCCGATTCGCAGCAGCGCTCACGATTCGCTGGTCCTGAGCGACTACCGCGAGCAGCCGAATCTGTTTGAGGACTGGTTCACGCGACAGGATGCCTATTCGATGGGTTACTTCAAGCTGAAGGAGTTCATCGAAGTCAGCCGGCAGTTGGGCAAAAAGGTAACGGTGCAGTTGGTCGATCTCTACAACAAGATCGCGTTTCCGTTCATCAACGTCATCATCATCCTGATCGGTGTGGCGCTGGCGTCGAATCCGCGCCGCGCCGGACTGGGCATCAGTTTCGGATTGTCGATGGGAATCTCATTTGTATTTTTTACCCTGGTCAAGGTCGGGATCGAGATGGGACACAACGATATTATCTCACCGTTGGTCGCCGCCTGGGGCACGAATGCGATTTTTCTATTGCTGGGTTTGGTTTTGCTGATCCGGGTGCCCAAGTAGCGGCATTCGGCCGAGAGGATATGGAAGTGAAGCGGAAGACAAGTACGTTTTCGAGGCTGGCGCTGCGGAGCGCGCTGTTGGCGTTGGGGGTGTTGGCGGCGCTGTCGTGCGGCTCGTCACAAAGCGGCGGCAAGGGCGATGGCGTCGTCAAATGGCAGACATGGCAGACGGAGAGTTGGAAGCGGGCCCAAGATCAGAAGAAACCAATCTTGCTGTACCTGACGGCGCCGTGGTGCCGGCAGTGTGCAGAAATGGAGTTGCACACGTTCACGCGACCAGAGATCGCCCGC encodes:
- a CDS encoding LptF/LptG family permease, which gives rise to MSILARYLLKRFFLTFFVSILCFIIIFDLVNLVENIGRFVESGAETKDIALYYAYFTPFIVVLTCPIATLLAAIFSIGLLAKTNELTAMKAAGISIYRIAGILVMGGFLIAGGLWVFGEIILPEANYRKNIIKAEKIERRRPETANVYRNQLFQGLDGRIFQFGSYMSQSLSGEDVVVQRFDGRTLKEITTMKRLQWRDSVWIAHGVVIRAIGDLESAAQPIRSSAHDSLVLSDYREQPNLFEDWFTRQDAYSMGYFKLKEFIEVSRQLGKKVTVQLVDLYNKIAFPFINVIIILIGVALASNPRRAGLGISFGLSMGISFVFFTLVKVGIEMGHNDIISPLVAAWGTNAIFLLLGLVLLIRVPK
- a CDS encoding LptF/LptG family permease, with the translated sequence MLILSRYVLKEHIGPFFFGFFVVTFVLIIDFIPHMLELIIGKDLSAWTVIKFLVLNLAWMLALAVPMAVLVATLMAFGRMTADKEILAVKSLGIDLIRLMIPVFIASGLIGAGLIWFNNEVLPDANHMASNLRGDIGRLRPTFQLQPGVFVENIPGYIVLVNEIDHKTSRIKGAVIYDRTNQNVNRTITADSGVVEFSPQDEMITFHLMDGQIHEQERDKAREYRISSFTSQTFKVGNLETRLKETEQDYRGDREMSANQMLEKVHGWEKENADYREALRLDTDSALTRLLNPPAKPLTATNRGEKEWLEYQYSQAAAGISQLTRLFKTRRTQIITNIKLISKYSVEIHKKYALPAACLAFILIGAPLGVVSRGGGMALSIGISIGLFTVYWAFLIGGEQLADRLIVAPGVAMWAANVLMVMTGLILIYWVRSEKSFVAALRMIFWRSASL